The window GCAACGGTGCTCATATCGGCACCGCTTCGTTCATGGTGTCCGACGCCGCCCGTGGGCGCGGGGTCGGGCGTGCGCTGGGCGAGCACGTGATCGCGTGGCACCGGGAGCAGGGTTTCCGGGGCATCCAGTTCAACGCTGTGGTCGAGTCCAACGTGGCGGCCGTGCACCTGTGGCAGGCGCTCGGGTTCGAGATCGTCGGTACGGTGCCCGGCGCGTTCCGCTCGCCCGAGCACGGGTACACGGGGCTGCACGTGATGTACCTGCCGCTCTCTGACTCCTGACCTGTCCGGGCGGCCATCTATCCGGTTGCCCCGTCGCTGCATAATTATGTATGCTGCGGAATATGTCCAGCAGCCAGCTCGTCCGAGTCGCCGTCGCCGGCGCGTCCGGTTATGCGGGCGGAGAGACCCTCCGTCTGCTGGCGGCCCATCCCTTCGTCGAGATCGGCACCGTCACCGCGCACAGCAACGCCGGGTCGAGCCTGGGCGAGGTCCAGCCGCACCTGCGTGG is drawn from Promicromonospora sp. Populi and contains these coding sequences:
- a CDS encoding N-acetyltransferase family protein, which gives rise to MTRTIRPFVESDWPAVWPIIEAVCRAGETYTYPVEIDEETARAYWIERPPGATVVLQDDGEVLGTAKMGPNRPGNGAHIGTASFMVSDAARGRGVGRALGEHVIAWHREQGFRGIQFNAVVESNVAAVHLWQALGFEIVGTVPGAFRSPEHGYTGLHVMYLPLSDS